The following coding sequences lie in one Methylosinus sp. PW1 genomic window:
- a CDS encoding GDCCVxC domain-containing (seleno)protein, producing the protein MPTDACLRFCECKGGESLLEPKQGGDCCVIYSQGDTLCPLIQGERENMVNTRDADLA; encoded by the coding sequence ATGCCAACGGATGCTTGCTTGCGCTTCTGCGAATGCAAGGGCGGTGAATCGCTTCTCGAGCCGAAGCAGGGAGGGGATTGTTGCGTTATTTACTCTCAAGGCGATACGCTATGTCCTCTGATTCAAGGAGAGCGGGAGAACATGGTCAATACGAGGGACGCAGATCTGGCGTAG
- a CDS encoding DUF2892 domain-containing protein, with translation MKNVPGWERVARVALGLALVAASVSYLGATPAGWGVGAVGLMAMTSGLLGFCPACAMVGRRLGH, from the coding sequence GTGAAGAATGTTCCTGGCTGGGAACGCGTCGCCAGAGTGGCGCTGGGACTAGCGCTCGTGGCCGCTTCCGTCTCCTATCTCGGCGCGACGCCGGCCGGCTGGGGCGTCGGCGCCGTGGGCCTCATGGCGATGACGAGCGGGCTGCTGGGCTTTTGCCCTGCTTGCGCCATGGTGGGTCGTCGGCTCGGTCACTGA
- a CDS encoding RNA polymerase sigma factor yields MAACSHDLVVRAQGGDAAALDRLLAECRFDARRYATRHCMISEIDDAVQEALLIVVQRLSTLRTAASFAGWLFTVVRRECRRLSRRMVAHEELDEERIAERLAARPMDELRMELAFALESLPAHYLDVILLRDFEEMTIAEICERLEITVQTAKARLRRGRLLVREYLIGVDSSAAYPAQDRL; encoded by the coding sequence ATGGCGGCTTGCTCGCACGATCTCGTCGTCCGCGCCCAAGGAGGCGACGCCGCAGCGCTGGACCGTCTACTCGCCGAGTGCCGGTTCGACGCGCGCCGCTACGCCACGCGCCATTGCATGATCAGCGAGATCGATGACGCGGTGCAAGAGGCGCTTCTGATTGTCGTGCAGCGCTTGAGTACGCTGAGAACGGCGGCATCCTTCGCCGGCTGGCTGTTCACGGTCGTCCGTCGCGAATGCCGACGATTGTCGCGACGGATGGTCGCCCACGAGGAGTTGGACGAGGAAAGGATCGCGGAACGGCTCGCAGCGCGTCCGATGGACGAGCTACGAATGGAATTGGCCTTCGCGCTCGAATCCTTGCCCGCTCATTATTTGGACGTGATCCTTTTGCGTGACTTCGAGGAGATGACGATCGCCGAGATTTGCGAGCGTCTCGAAATCACCGTCCAAACCGCCAAAGCCCGCTTGCGTCGGGGGCGCTTATTGGTCCGAGAATATCTCATCGGCGTCGACTCGTCAGCGGCCTATCCCGCGCAGGATCGCCTCTGA